In bacterium, a genomic segment contains:
- a CDS encoding sulfurtransferase: MDSLIDTHELELALEDPRLRIFDATVHFATGESGLSGRADWEAGHIPGSRFVDLLGELSDPDSNLPYTRPSTGRLEETLGQLGIGEDSRVVVYAAASENTMWATRLWWLLRAAGLENVALLNGGFTKWKAEGHPISTDPCGYPPTRPSVRPDESWWATKNEVRAAIGSGAVCTLNSLPRSLHTGQVEMGYSRPGRIAGSDNAPFTGVVDPETGTLRSDSELREHFRPVGALERERVISYCGGGIAATLNGFALRRLGHPNVGVYDGSLNEWSRDPELPMETDDEGNGLP; encoded by the coding sequence GTGGACAGCCTGATCGACACCCACGAGCTGGAACTGGCGCTCGAAGATCCCCGCCTACGGATCTTCGATGCAACCGTTCACTTCGCCACGGGCGAGAGCGGCCTCAGCGGCCGTGCCGACTGGGAGGCCGGACACATTCCGGGGTCGCGTTTCGTGGATCTGCTTGGCGAACTCTCCGATCCGGATTCCAACCTTCCTTACACACGGCCCTCGACCGGACGTCTCGAAGAAACTCTGGGGCAACTCGGGATCGGCGAAGACTCCCGCGTCGTCGTCTACGCTGCAGCCTCCGAAAACACGATGTGGGCAACGCGGCTCTGGTGGCTCTTGCGGGCGGCCGGGCTCGAGAATGTCGCGCTGCTGAACGGCGGTTTCACAAAGTGGAAAGCCGAAGGGCACCCGATTTCCACGGACCCCTGCGGATACCCGCCCACGCGCCCGTCGGTCAGGCCCGACGAATCCTGGTGGGCAACGAAGAATGAGGTTCGAGCCGCAATCGGAAGCGGCGCGGTCTGCACACTCAATTCCCTGCCTCGAAGCCTGCACACTGGCCAGGTCGAGATGGGCTATAGCCGCCCCGGCAGGATCGCCGGAAGCGACAACGCACCGTTCACCGGTGTGGTCGACCCGGAGACCGGTACGCTGCGCAGCGATTCCGAGCTACGCGAGCACTTTCGACCGGTAGGCGCACTCGAAAGAGAACGCGTAATCAGCTACTGCGGTGGCGGAATCGCTGCGACGCTGAACGGATTCGCCTTGCGCCGGCTCGGCCATCCGAACGTCGGCGTCTACGACGGATCGCTGAACGAATGGTCCCGCGACCCCGAGCTTCCGATGGAGACGGACGACGAGGGGAATGGACTGCCCTAG
- the tatC gene encoding twin-arginine translocase subunit TatC, with product MDEALPLTEHLAELRGRLFKILLAWALGFAGAWNFSEQIFSILLEPATQALGDGGKLQAIAPTEIFFTYLKSALLAGFVFALPVIFWQIWAFIAPGLYPSEKKVALPFVVCSTLLFAGGGAFGYFAVFPLVYEFFAGFSSDFVESAWTMKEVFSLTTRLLLAFGTGFEMPVVVFFVSAAGIVDPSQLIGGLKYAVLVSFVFAAVLTPPDIVSQVLLAVPLIVLYLLGVVVAYLFAPRRNKDAA from the coding sequence ATGGATGAGGCTCTCCCGCTTACCGAGCATCTTGCGGAGCTCCGCGGACGGCTCTTCAAGATCCTGCTCGCCTGGGCGCTCGGCTTTGCCGGCGCCTGGAATTTCAGCGAGCAGATCTTCAGCATTCTGCTCGAGCCCGCGACCCAGGCCCTGGGCGACGGCGGCAAGCTCCAGGCCATCGCGCCGACCGAGATCTTCTTCACCTATCTGAAGAGCGCATTGTTGGCGGGCTTCGTGTTCGCGTTGCCCGTGATCTTCTGGCAGATCTGGGCATTCATCGCGCCGGGCCTCTACCCCTCGGAGAAGAAGGTCGCGCTGCCCTTCGTCGTCTGCTCCACCCTGCTCTTCGCCGGCGGTGGTGCATTCGGCTACTTCGCCGTCTTCCCACTCGTCTACGAGTTCTTCGCGGGCTTCAGTAGCGACTTCGTCGAATCCGCCTGGACGATGAAGGAAGTCTTCTCTCTCACGACCCGCCTGCTGCTGGCTTTCGGAACGGGCTTCGAAATGCCCGTCGTCGTGTTCTTCGTCTCGGCTGCCGGCATCGTCGACCCGAGCCAGCTGATTGGCGGGCTCAAATACGCCGTGCTGGTCTCGTTCGTTTTCGCAGCGGTGCTGACGCCCCCGGACATCGTGAGCCAGGTGCTCCTCGCCGTACCGCTGATCGTCCTCTACCTGCTGGGTGTCGTCGTGGCGTACCTGTTCGCTCCCCGACGGAACAAAGACGCGGCCTGA
- a CDS encoding response regulator → MNPPKTLLRPAPKPDREVVLVVDDERGPQESLRMILQPNYEVLVARNGSEALQLLRSQPVDLVTLDLSMPGIHGEELMRLMRQEFPEVEVVIITGHGSLENATRAIRYGVADYLQKPFDVVQVSAAVFRCLSRRRGRTRLVGFLSSLGETIGYQDQIESILDQASQDPRIGQRIGALLDPTEGESRVADNLTRSLECLEVLADTVENQSGFLRGHARRTGFYAGMLADRLKLSSELVEHVRIAGFLHDVGKIGVPTELLTRPGALDPKERAALEKHPEIGAKLVAPLNVPTDIVAAIKHHHEWWDGRGYGDGLFGEQIPLSARIVAIADAFDAMSCDRPYRDALAPEVVRLEIERYAGVQFDPTLADEFLALHDTSEVPLQVLAESTNHREDAAA, encoded by the coding sequence GTGAACCCGCCCAAGACCCTTCTCCGGCCCGCCCCGAAACCCGATCGCGAAGTCGTGCTCGTCGTTGATGACGAACGGGGCCCCCAGGAATCGCTCCGGATGATCCTCCAGCCGAATTACGAGGTGCTGGTGGCGAGAAATGGCTCCGAGGCACTGCAACTGCTGCGCAGTCAGCCGGTCGACCTGGTGACCCTGGATCTCAGCATGCCGGGAATCCACGGCGAGGAGCTGATGCGACTGATGCGCCAGGAGTTCCCGGAAGTCGAGGTGGTGATCATCACGGGCCACGGCTCACTGGAGAACGCCACCCGCGCCATCCGCTATGGAGTCGCTGACTACCTGCAGAAGCCGTTCGATGTGGTCCAGGTGAGCGCGGCGGTCTTTCGCTGCCTCTCCCGCCGCCGGGGACGCACCCGGTTGGTGGGCTTCCTCTCTTCTCTGGGCGAGACGATCGGCTACCAGGATCAGATCGAATCCATCTTGGATCAGGCCAGCCAGGACCCTCGAATCGGACAGCGCATCGGTGCGCTTCTGGATCCAACAGAGGGAGAGTCTCGCGTCGCTGACAACTTGACCCGCTCACTCGAATGCCTCGAAGTCCTGGCGGACACGGTCGAGAATCAGAGCGGTTTCTTGCGCGGCCATGCGCGACGCACCGGCTTCTATGCCGGCATGCTCGCAGACCGTTTGAAGCTGTCGAGTGAACTTGTCGAACACGTTCGCATAGCCGGATTCCTCCATGATGTCGGCAAGATAGGCGTTCCCACCGAGCTCCTGACACGGCCCGGCGCGCTCGACCCGAAGGAGCGTGCGGCGCTGGAGAAGCACCCGGAGATCGGTGCAAAGCTGGTCGCGCCCCTGAATGTCCCCACCGATATCGTCGCTGCGATCAAGCACCACCACGAATGGTGGGACGGTCGGGGTTACGGCGACGGCCTGTTCGGCGAACAGATTCCGCTGTCGGCCCGCATCGTCGCCATCGCCGATGCGTTCGATGCCATGTCCTGCGATCGCCCCTACCGCGACGCCCTGGCTCCCGAAGTCGTGCGGCTCGAGATCGAACGCTACGCGGGCGTGCAGTTCGATCCGACCCTCGCCGACGAGTTCCTCGCGCTCCATGACACCTCGGAGGTGCCGCTCCAGGTGTTGGCCGAATCCACCAATCACCGGGAGGACGCGGCGGCATGA
- a CDS encoding acetyl-CoA carboxylase biotin carboxylase subunit produces the protein MFSKVLVANRGEIAVRVIRACRELGMGTVAIFSAADAGAPHVRLADEAHPCGPAPARESYLDGERILQLARHCGAEAIHPGYGFLSENADFADACVEADLVFIGPSSDVMRRMGDKVQARQAMQAAGVPIVPGTTERLTDDSIAARCAEIGYPVMVKASAGGGGKGLRLVEDADDLAKALPRARSESQSAFGDGGLYVEKWMERPRHIEIQVLADAHGNTLHCFERECSIQRRHQKVVEEAPAPHMTEELRARMGEAAIAATRALGYESVGTFEFLVDADDQFHFLEMNTRIQVEHPITEAITGLDLVKEMIRIAAGEPLTIRQHEVAIHGHAIEARIYAENPQKGFLPSPGRIEHWREPEGPGVRVDSGVEVGTQVTIHYDPMLAKLVVWGRDRSEALARLARAVKEFEVEGIHTSLAFHRQLVQHPVFLQGRYDTGFIGEHMKPPKRKEKVR, from the coding sequence ATCTTCTCCAAGGTCCTCGTCGCCAATCGCGGAGAGATCGCTGTCCGCGTGATCAGGGCCTGCCGCGAACTCGGCATGGGAACCGTGGCCATCTTCTCGGCGGCCGATGCGGGCGCGCCGCATGTGCGCCTCGCCGACGAGGCGCATCCCTGTGGCCCCGCGCCGGCTCGGGAGTCCTATCTCGACGGTGAGCGCATCCTCCAACTCGCCAGGCATTGTGGCGCGGAGGCGATCCACCCCGGCTACGGCTTTCTCTCCGAAAACGCGGATTTCGCCGATGCATGCGTTGAGGCGGACCTCGTCTTCATCGGCCCCAGCAGCGACGTCATGCGCCGGATGGGTGACAAGGTGCAGGCGCGCCAGGCCATGCAGGCGGCCGGCGTGCCGATCGTTCCCGGCACCACGGAGCGACTGACGGACGATTCGATCGCTGCCCGGTGTGCGGAGATCGGCTACCCGGTGATGGTGAAGGCCAGCGCAGGTGGCGGCGGCAAGGGGCTTCGGTTGGTAGAAGACGCCGACGATCTGGCCAAGGCGCTGCCCCGGGCCCGCAGTGAATCGCAGAGCGCCTTTGGAGATGGGGGGCTCTATGTCGAGAAGTGGATGGAGAGGCCCCGGCACATCGAGATCCAGGTGCTGGCGGATGCCCATGGGAATACGTTGCATTGCTTCGAGCGGGAGTGCTCGATTCAACGGCGTCATCAGAAGGTGGTGGAGGAGGCACCGGCGCCGCACATGACGGAAGAGCTGCGCGCCCGCATGGGGGAGGCAGCCATCGCGGCGACGCGGGCGCTCGGCTACGAGAGCGTCGGCACGTTCGAGTTCCTGGTCGACGCGGACGACCAGTTCCATTTCCTCGAGATGAACACCCGCATCCAGGTGGAACACCCGATCACCGAGGCGATCACCGGGTTGGACCTCGTGAAGGAGATGATCCGCATTGCCGCTGGCGAGCCACTGACGATCCGCCAGCATGAGGTTGCCATCCACGGCCACGCGATCGAGGCGCGTATCTATGCGGAGAACCCGCAAAAGGGTTTCCTTCCATCGCCCGGACGGATCGAACACTGGCGCGAGCCAGAAGGGCCCGGTGTTCGTGTGGACAGTGGTGTCGAGGTGGGCACTCAAGTGACCATTCACTACGACCCGATGCTGGCCAAGCTGGTCGTGTGGGGGCGGGACCGATCCGAAGCTCTCGCCCGCCTTGCCCGAGCCGTGAAGGAGTTCGAGGTAGAAGGCATCCATACATCCCTGGCATTCCACCGACAGCTGGTCCAGCATCCGGTCTTCTTGCAGGGGCGCTACGACACGGGCTTCATCGGCGAGCACATGAAGCCGCCGAAGAGAAAAGAGAAGGTGAGATGA
- a CDS encoding PAS domain-containing protein has translation MTASSNSRDAPAAAPEQDSSTYAEIESLYRNSPVGLSFVDCDLRYLCVNQALADMNGYSIEEMIGRSYRDLSPETADAAEPFLRELMERGMPIRNLEVRSRPPSDPTAEHVYLLSMDVVRDETGEVIGHVSAIQDVTELREAEKTAAQRLKELELLYAHSAVGLCFMDASLNVIHINPMFARLGRIPIADQVGANVEELLPDDLRTQLIPQLRHVARSESSSATLEIRGRPAGGGPGDCTWLAQTHPERSADGRVSGIVTVLQDITLLAQGRREIQAERDRLVEAQHVARFGSYEWDLIGGDVWWSPELYEIFDESHTYPPSYEGFFERVHPVDRQKVREQLDQTLTGEGTRWVTFRIVRSDASERMLFTAARVERNESGIPARLVGTCQDVTEFDSIGTDRDDPSSS, from the coding sequence GTGACGGCAAGTTCCAATTCCCGGGACGCGCCTGCTGCGGCGCCTGAGCAAGACAGCTCGACTTACGCTGAAATCGAGTCTCTCTACCGCAACTCCCCGGTGGGCCTCAGCTTTGTCGATTGCGACCTTCGCTATTTGTGCGTCAATCAGGCCCTCGCGGATATGAATGGCTACTCCATCGAGGAGATGATCGGCAGGAGTTACCGCGATCTCTCTCCGGAGACCGCCGATGCCGCCGAGCCCTTCCTGCGCGAATTGATGGAGCGCGGGATGCCGATTCGCAACCTGGAGGTTCGCTCGCGCCCGCCGTCCGATCCGACGGCCGAGCACGTCTATCTGTTGAGTATGGATGTGGTTCGAGACGAGACCGGCGAGGTGATCGGGCACGTCTCGGCCATCCAGGATGTGACGGAGCTGCGCGAGGCGGAGAAGACGGCAGCTCAGCGCCTGAAGGAACTCGAACTCCTGTACGCGCATTCGGCGGTTGGATTGTGTTTCATGGACGCAAGCTTGAACGTCATTCACATCAATCCCATGTTCGCGAGGTTGGGTCGCATACCCATCGCAGACCAGGTAGGCGCGAATGTCGAGGAACTCCTTCCGGATGATCTCCGGACTCAACTCATTCCGCAGCTCCGTCATGTGGCTCGCAGCGAAAGTTCCTCCGCAACGCTCGAGATCCGTGGGCGTCCTGCGGGTGGGGGGCCCGGAGATTGCACCTGGCTCGCGCAGACACACCCGGAGCGTTCTGCGGACGGGAGGGTGAGTGGGATCGTCACCGTCCTGCAGGACATCACCTTGTTGGCGCAGGGTCGCCGTGAGATCCAGGCCGAGCGCGACCGCCTGGTCGAAGCCCAGCACGTGGCGAGGTTCGGAAGCTATGAGTGGGACCTCATCGGAGGCGACGTCTGGTGGTCGCCCGAGCTCTACGAGATCTTCGATGAGAGCCACACGTACCCACCGTCGTACGAGGGATTCTTCGAGCGCGTTCACCCCGTGGACCGTCAGAAGGTTCGCGAGCAGCTCGATCAGACCCTCACCGGCGAGGGCACCCGGTGGGTGACGTTCCGCATCGTTCGTTCCGATGCGTCCGAGCGGATGCTGTTTACGGCGGCTCGCGTCGAGCGCAACGAAAGCGGCATTCCCGCGCGCCTGGTCGGGACATGCCAGGACGTGACGGAGTTCGATTCAATCGGCACCGATCGAGACGACCCCTCTTCTTCCTAG
- a CDS encoding biotin carboxylase — MLDRKQEIRPFHESESESEWLRSFSLAHVKCLVVCRGPVRKEAFEIFDRMGIREYGMLLSEKDSVVYPRCLAPELRGLRFPANVHRVPDYMGVGQEEKLERIDEIIEIAKAHGYTHIFAGYGFMAEDAEFISALERAGVGFIGPSSEVVRRAGAKDEAKKLARGLGNAVIPGVDDLSARALVSKVDGQAGLEALAAEHGLPFDWSNDKTPEENAEALLQEGYAATVELVTIAELQSQAEQLAREIWSDYPNHRIRFKHIAGGGGKGQRVVRAPEDVAAAVMDVLAEVKVVEAGSNRNFLIELNIESTRHNEIQLIGNGQWCVSLGGRDCSVQMHEQKLLEVSLTQELLDAELKEATGRKAEILRGDKETLGRMEDEGASFGEASGLDSVSTFECIVEGFHHFFMEMNTRIQVEHGVTELAYALKFSHPDDPSESFVIEELIEAMVLLAVHGPRVPKPERVPRAVSGLEVRINATNAALQPHAGGLIRSWTEASPGEIRWDQGIGTPNPDTGSFIWYNLAGAYDSNVALVLTDGETRRDNYERMAEVLRRMEIRGEDVQTNLSVHYGLVQWFLGRGVMAEPNTGFMQPFLAAVGALQRVVNDVDLDLAARELSKAQQDAEARGILAAKQTLLLRPLVELLRDPHGLAGFLGRFDGELWQADADGVRFEANPIRFLDRLYHYLDMEERPGASPSEKIWQQDQEILTAALAFYAEVETRTGASSFQELESLFSGDEQSALSGGDPALWNACIASHRGFQVGLEMLLLLPRIGQRSEFLDISIDESLVPSFPARFLDADESALCTRALSPPPRASADEIVTPMGGTYYAREAPHLPLLVDEGDHFEEGQPLFVIEVMKMFNKVLAPFAGTVTKNLMADQDASVVAKGQTIFKIEPDERIVEEAPETVAARVRASTLSLLALES, encoded by the coding sequence ATGTTGGATCGCAAGCAGGAAATCCGTCCCTTCCACGAGAGTGAGAGTGAGAGCGAGTGGCTTCGCTCGTTCTCATTGGCGCACGTGAAGTGCCTCGTCGTCTGCCGCGGACCCGTGCGCAAGGAAGCCTTCGAGATCTTCGATCGCATGGGCATTCGCGAGTACGGCATGCTGCTTTCCGAGAAGGATTCGGTCGTCTACCCGCGCTGTCTGGCACCGGAGCTGCGCGGCCTGCGCTTCCCGGCCAACGTGCACCGCGTACCGGACTACATGGGCGTTGGGCAGGAAGAGAAGCTCGAGCGGATCGATGAGATCATCGAGATCGCCAAGGCCCACGGCTACACGCATATCTTCGCCGGCTACGGCTTCATGGCCGAGGATGCCGAGTTCATCTCGGCGCTCGAACGAGCGGGTGTCGGTTTCATCGGCCCGAGTTCCGAGGTCGTGCGGCGTGCGGGGGCGAAGGACGAGGCGAAGAAGCTTGCGCGTGGTCTCGGCAACGCGGTGATTCCCGGTGTGGACGATCTCTCCGCCCGTGCACTCGTCAGCAAGGTCGACGGCCAGGCTGGCCTCGAAGCGTTGGCGGCCGAGCACGGCCTCCCGTTCGACTGGAGCAACGACAAGACTCCGGAGGAAAATGCCGAGGCGCTCCTTCAGGAAGGTTACGCTGCGACCGTCGAGCTTGTGACGATCGCCGAACTGCAGAGCCAGGCGGAGCAGCTCGCCCGCGAGATCTGGAGCGACTACCCGAACCACCGCATCCGCTTCAAGCATATTGCGGGCGGTGGCGGCAAGGGTCAGCGCGTCGTACGAGCGCCCGAGGACGTCGCGGCCGCGGTGATGGACGTCCTCGCCGAGGTGAAGGTCGTCGAGGCCGGCTCGAACAGGAACTTCCTGATCGAGCTGAACATCGAGAGCACCCGTCACAACGAGATCCAGCTGATCGGGAATGGCCAATGGTGCGTTTCGCTGGGCGGTCGGGATTGCTCGGTGCAGATGCACGAGCAGAAGCTGCTCGAGGTATCGCTCACCCAGGAGCTACTCGATGCGGAGCTGAAGGAGGCGACGGGCCGCAAGGCGGAGATCCTTCGTGGGGACAAGGAAACCCTTGGCCGCATGGAAGACGAGGGTGCATCCTTCGGCGAAGCGTCGGGTCTCGATTCGGTTTCGACCTTCGAGTGCATCGTCGAGGGCTTCCATCATTTCTTCATGGAGATGAACACCCGCATCCAGGTAGAGCACGGTGTGACCGAGCTCGCCTATGCCTTGAAGTTCAGTCATCCGGATGACCCCTCTGAATCCTTCGTCATCGAAGAACTGATCGAGGCGATGGTGCTCTTGGCTGTCCACGGCCCCCGGGTGCCAAAGCCCGAGCGTGTGCCGCGCGCGGTTTCGGGCCTCGAAGTCCGGATCAATGCCACGAACGCGGCGCTCCAACCGCATGCGGGCGGCTTGATCCGCAGTTGGACGGAGGCCTCGCCGGGCGAGATTCGCTGGGACCAGGGCATCGGCACGCCGAACCCCGATACCGGCAGCTTCATCTGGTACAACCTGGCTGGCGCCTACGATTCCAACGTGGCCCTGGTGCTCACCGACGGCGAAACCCGGCGCGACAACTACGAGCGCATGGCTGAGGTGTTGCGCCGGATGGAGATTCGCGGCGAAGACGTTCAGACCAATCTTTCCGTGCACTACGGGTTGGTCCAATGGTTCCTTGGCAGGGGCGTCATGGCGGAGCCGAACACCGGCTTCATGCAGCCCTTCCTCGCGGCGGTTGGTGCACTTCAGCGGGTCGTGAACGATGTCGATCTCGACCTGGCTGCCCGCGAGCTTTCGAAGGCCCAGCAAGATGCCGAAGCCCGTGGGATCCTCGCCGCCAAACAGACGTTGTTGCTGCGGCCGCTCGTGGAGCTCCTGAGAGATCCCCACGGGCTGGCAGGTTTCCTGGGCCGCTTCGATGGCGAGCTGTGGCAGGCGGATGCCGACGGTGTGCGCTTCGAAGCCAATCCGATCCGTTTCCTGGACCGGCTCTATCACTACCTCGATATGGAAGAGCGTCCTGGCGCGTCACCCTCCGAGAAGATCTGGCAGCAGGATCAGGAGATCCTCACGGCTGCCTTGGCGTTCTACGCCGAGGTCGAGACGCGTACCGGTGCTTCGAGCTTCCAGGAGCTGGAATCGCTCTTCAGTGGGGACGAACAGAGTGCGCTTTCCGGGGGCGATCCTGCGCTCTGGAATGCGTGCATCGCTTCGCATCGGGGCTTCCAGGTCGGTCTCGAGATGTTGCTCCTCTTGCCTCGCATTGGGCAGCGCTCGGAGTTCCTCGACATTTCCATCGATGAGAGCCTCGTGCCTTCGTTCCCGGCGCGCTTTCTCGACGCCGACGAAAGCGCTCTCTGTACGCGCGCCCTTTCGCCGCCGCCCCGGGCGAGTGCAGACGAGATCGTTACACCGATGGGCGGCACCTACTACGCCCGCGAGGCGCCGCATCTTCCCCTGCTCGTCGATGAGGGTGATCACTTCGAGGAAGGTCAACCGCTCTTCGTCATCGAGGTGATGAAGATGTTCAACAAGGTGTTGGCGCCCTTCGCGGGTACCGTCACCAAGAACCTCATGGCCGATCAGGATGCCTCGGTCGTGGCAAAGGGTCAGACGATCTTCAAGATCGAGCCGGACGAGCGGATCGTGGAAGAGGCGCCGGAGACGGTCGCCGCCCGGGTTCGGGCCTCGACGCTCTCGCTCCTGGCGCTCGAGAGCTAG
- the tatA gene encoding twin-arginine translocase TatA/TatE family subunit, producing the protein MFGIGMPELIVILVVALLVFGPAKLPELARSLGRGLNEFRRASTDIRQSLMETENETREAIKPPPPVPAKSTAEAPPEVPKAEAPEIEAAAPETAAAPVPESDDANPKDG; encoded by the coding sequence ATGTTTGGAATCGGCATGCCCGAGCTCATCGTCATCCTGGTGGTGGCGCTGCTCGTCTTCGGCCCGGCCAAGCTCCCGGAACTGGCTCGCAGCCTGGGACGAGGCCTGAACGAGTTCCGCCGCGCTTCCACGGATATCCGGCAGAGCCTGATGGAAACCGAGAACGAGACCCGCGAGGCCATCAAGCCTCCGCCGCCCGTCCCGGCGAAATCGACTGCGGAGGCGCCTCCCGAAGTGCCGAAGGCCGAGGCCCCCGAGATCGAAGCCGCCGCGCCCGAGACGGCCGCCGCTCCGGTGCCCGAGAGCGATGACGCGAACCCGAAGGATGGGTGA